From a region of the Nonlabens sp. Hel1_33_55 genome:
- a CDS encoding YeeE/YedE family protein, producing the protein MNWIYDPWPWYVAGPLIALTMFLLLFVGKQFGMSSALRTTCSALGAGKAADFFKFDWRAQRWNLMVVLGAIIGGFISSNFMSDNTVEINPEIAQQLSQDYGIESAGEAYLPTEIFGLENFMNPGNLAILLIGGILVGFGARYAGGCTSGHAISGLSNLQVPSLIAVIGFFIGGLVMIHIIYPLIF; encoded by the coding sequence ATGAACTGGATATATGATCCATGGCCGTGGTACGTTGCTGGGCCGCTCATTGCGTTAACGATGTTTTTACTTCTATTTGTTGGCAAGCAATTTGGTATGTCGTCGGCACTACGAACCACTTGTTCTGCTCTGGGAGCTGGTAAGGCGGCAGATTTTTTCAAGTTTGACTGGCGCGCACAGCGTTGGAATCTTATGGTGGTTTTGGGAGCTATTATTGGTGGTTTTATTTCTTCTAATTTCATGAGCGACAATACGGTTGAGATCAACCCTGAAATAGCACAGCAACTTTCTCAAGACTATGGGATTGAAAGTGCTGGTGAGGCGTATTTGCCCACAGAAATATTTGGTTTGGAAAATTTCATGAACCCTGGCAATCTGGCCATCTTGTTGATTGGTGGGATTCTAGTAGGATTCGGTGCTCGATATGCCGGTGGATGTACTTCTGGGCATGCTATCTCTGGATTGAGTAATCTGCAAGTACCATCATTGATCGCTGTGATAGGCTTTTTCATAGGTGGTCTGGTAATGATCCATATTATTTATCCTTTAATTTTTTAA
- a CDS encoding rhodanese-like domain-containing protein, with amino-acid sequence MKRFLFILTVFISFYQLSAQTSSPVITLSIDEFKEAIAIENVQLVDVRTPEEFKEGAIDGAINIDYFQQETFEKEFEKLDKTKPIYIYCKSGNRSQKSSVILDTLGFNEIYELQGGYTAWADHD; translated from the coding sequence ATGAAAAGATTCTTATTTATTCTAACCGTATTTATCAGTTTTTACCAGTTGAGCGCCCAAACATCGAGTCCAGTAATCACGTTGAGTATTGATGAATTCAAAGAAGCCATTGCAATAGAAAATGTTCAATTGGTGGACGTGAGAACTCCTGAAGAATTCAAAGAAGGAGCTATAGATGGTGCAATAAATATTGATTATTTCCAACAAGAAACTTTTGAAAAAGAGTTTGAGAAACTAGACAAAACAAAACCTATTTACATCTATTGCAAATCAGGAAACCGCAGCCAGAAATCTTCGGTGATTCTTGATACCTTGGGTTTTAATGAGATTTATGAATTACAAGGTGGTTATACAGCTTGGGCTGATCATGACTAG
- a CDS encoding MBL fold metallo-hydrolase produces the protein MNIKQFEYKPLSQYSYAIISDGKMAVIDPERNPEIYYAFAKANNATIIAVIETHPHADFVSSHLEIHKETGATIYNSAKTGADYPHKAFDDGDQIELGKAVLKSINTPGHSPDSITIVAKEGDDTALFTGDTLFIGDVGRPDLREKAGNMKAKREELAEMMYDTMQNKYSDLPDDALVYPAHGAGSLCGKGMSDAASSTLGDERENNWAFKKQSKEEFMDTLLDGQPFIPAYFGYDVDINKTGAVDVQPAVEKVNFEDGSTATGLIVDMRDEQSFKKGHLKGSFNIQAVSDNAKFETWLGSIVEPKEKFTLVIDFKENKEKLLQRIAKIGYEQQVEKVITISGDNLQSTPALDLEDFSQNPDNYTIVDIRNTSEVEQGKFFDSALAHPLHELRDAANQIPTDKPIVVHCAGGYRSAAGSSILEKKINGVQVYDLSDDVEKFK, from the coding sequence ATGAATATCAAACAATTTGAATATAAGCCGTTGTCTCAATATTCCTATGCGATCATAAGCGACGGAAAAATGGCGGTGATCGATCCAGAGAGAAATCCAGAGATATATTACGCTTTCGCGAAAGCGAACAACGCCACAATCATTGCAGTCATTGAAACGCATCCGCATGCAGACTTTGTGAGTTCACATCTTGAAATTCACAAAGAAACTGGAGCAACAATATATAATAGCGCAAAAACAGGAGCAGATTATCCGCACAAGGCATTTGATGACGGCGATCAAATCGAGTTGGGTAAAGCTGTTTTAAAGTCGATCAACACACCAGGCCATTCACCAGATAGTATTACGATTGTAGCTAAGGAAGGTGATGATACTGCACTTTTTACGGGAGATACGTTGTTTATAGGTGATGTAGGACGTCCAGATTTACGAGAAAAAGCTGGAAATATGAAGGCCAAAAGAGAGGAGCTTGCAGAGATGATGTACGACACCATGCAAAACAAATACAGTGATCTACCTGACGATGCATTAGTTTATCCAGCACATGGCGCAGGATCTCTGTGCGGTAAAGGGATGAGCGATGCGGCTAGTAGTACGTTAGGCGATGAAAGAGAGAACAATTGGGCGTTTAAAAAACAATCAAAAGAAGAATTCATGGACACGTTGCTGGATGGGCAGCCGTTTATTCCAGCGTACTTTGGTTATGATGTCGATATCAATAAAACAGGTGCTGTAGATGTACAGCCTGCAGTGGAAAAAGTAAACTTTGAAGATGGATCTACAGCTACCGGCTTGATTGTGGATATGCGCGATGAGCAGAGCTTTAAAAAAGGTCACCTGAAGGGAAGTTTCAATATCCAGGCAGTTTCTGATAATGCAAAATTTGAAACTTGGTTAGGGTCGATTGTAGAACCGAAGGAGAAATTCACCTTAGTAATAGACTTCAAAGAGAACAAAGAGAAATTATTGCAGCGCATTGCCAAAATTGGTTACGAGCAACAAGTAGAAAAAGTAATCACCATTTCTGGAGATAATTTACAATCAACTCCAGCACTTGATTTGGAAGACTTTTCACAGAATCCAGATAATTATACGATTGTAGATATACGTAACACTAGTGAGGTCGAGCAGGGGAAGTTTTTTGATAGCGCGTTAGCACACCCATTACATGAATTACGAGATGCTGCAAATCAAATCCCAACAGATAAACCCATAGTAGTTCATTGTGCAGGTGGTTACCGTAGTGCTGCTGGAAGTAGTATCTTAGAGAAGAAAATTAATGGCGTTCAAGTTTATGACTTGAGCGATGATGTGGAAAAGTTTAAATAA
- a CDS encoding serine hydrolase domain-containing protein, with translation MTAKKTSRSKRIFQVILLTGTAISLYFVPWPIVFAWIKPLPATVQEQMDLAADYGFDGIIVYVDQKGKPSRHYTSGYKNTENKIPADPQSFFKIASVSKLYHAVSVARLAHQGKLSLDKSLAFYLPQLKGRIENADDITIRMMVQHRSGIPNYTDVENYWAQPKENEEGNLALILDKPADFDPDKDYAYSNTNYLLLHMIIRKVVGYEVFQYMKEEILDPLNLNDTYGSVQDVDMDRVMSGYYVGYEGDLKNDDVGMLATAQDLGKFIRALNEGTVFTDKEEQEIYSSIYVYDHTGLVPGYQTIAKYHKDIDAVVIQFTNTVDFEGYNWSMSEVMYSRIVDIIKK, from the coding sequence TTGACCGCCAAAAAAACATCTCGATCCAAAAGAATATTTCAGGTCATACTGCTTACTGGTACGGCGATATCACTATACTTTGTACCGTGGCCTATCGTGTTTGCCTGGATAAAGCCGTTGCCTGCTACCGTTCAAGAACAAATGGATTTAGCTGCAGATTATGGATTTGATGGGATTATCGTTTACGTAGATCAGAAAGGAAAACCATCAAGGCATTACACATCAGGATATAAAAACACAGAAAATAAAATTCCTGCAGACCCTCAATCGTTTTTTAAAATTGCTAGTGTATCAAAATTGTACCATGCTGTTTCTGTAGCAAGGCTTGCCCACCAAGGCAAACTATCGCTAGATAAAAGTCTCGCTTTTTATCTGCCACAATTAAAGGGCAGAATTGAAAATGCAGACGACATCACCATCAGGATGATGGTGCAACACCGTAGTGGTATTCCCAATTACACAGACGTTGAAAATTATTGGGCACAACCTAAAGAAAACGAAGAAGGAAATCTCGCCCTAATTCTAGACAAGCCCGCAGATTTTGATCCTGATAAGGATTACGCCTATAGCAATACTAATTACCTACTGCTTCATATGATTATAAGAAAAGTCGTAGGCTATGAAGTATTCCAGTATATGAAAGAAGAAATCTTAGATCCATTGAATCTGAATGATACTTATGGTTCCGTTCAAGATGTGGACATGGATCGAGTGATGAGCGGTTATTACGTTGGTTATGAAGGTGATCTCAAGAATGATGATGTGGGCATGCTCGCGACAGCGCAAGATCTCGGGAAATTTATCAGAGCTTTAAACGAGGGAACGGTTTTTACCGATAAAGAAGAGCAGGAAATTTATTCTTCCATCTATGTTTATGACCACACAGGTCTTGTTCCTGGCTACCAAACCATTGCAAAATATCATAAGGACATCGACGCTGTCGTGATTCAGTTTACCAATACCGTAGACTTTGAAGGTTATAACTGGAGCATGTCTGAGGTGATGTATAGCCGTATTGTGGATATTATTAAAAAATAA
- a CDS encoding metallophosphatase, producing the protein MKSILDYLPLRSSLFFSAFFLLFFTNVTAQDATNSKEVSKSIYLTANLGDDKNSKSAEILQAIVNASKNDSNAAFVALGNTTRKNGYPKDKNQRKQEEDFLTQNVLNPLEGFNGEVIYIPGKNEWNKGGHNNIDDLESFLQDNSKGKFWPNDGCPIERETLSDEVELVMIDSQWYLEDWDQYPYINNDCEIKTREQFFTQFKDEMKDEQNKTVIVAIHHPLLSANRRGFFERMGGFSNQSYFSNKMQYLVGRLETIASQFQDVVFVSGNHENLQFLMDDGIPQVVSGATASTEMTRNNSDKEIFSTSDRGFSKLTVYKDGSSQVELFTVDGSNVQLVHTSQIKLKKGSLEDFEYHTNDEYGDMYDASIYSKEETDKSGLYKWFWGDHYREVYSKDITAPVLFLEDLPNNVRAITEGGGNQSRSLRLIDDNENEFTVRELRKSALRFIQSSIDDHYVMDYMKNTVAEDIVQDYYTSAHPYAQFAVNELMDAADIYHANPRVVYLPKQNRLGRFNESYGDKLYMFEEHVGDENIGLGIFGNPDDIISTADLLIEIREDKDTQVDESAYIKARLFDMLIGDWDRHEDQWRWAMTEKEDGTQVYVPIPRDRDQAFPKYDGIFPAILKFGAPLARNMQTYAPEIQNIKTFNNAGFYLDKTFINEASWNDWKSQAEFLQNNLTDEVIDNAFASLLPDAIDENTDQIKETLKLRRANLLQIAEDYYNYFKTYETIVATTKDNVIDVERKPNGITDIKITQKDKVIFENSYNKDLTKEIWLYALDGDDTINVTGDGNNYIDLKIFGGEENDIYNIDNRRKVKVFDYASKNNTFNTPVNKMLTDSYDLNNYDPTKRIYSTNVILPSLGFDPDSGLNFGLNNTYTTYRLLRNPFTAQHSISAQYFSATQGFEFNYAGEFAHVFYNWNLGLDARYTTGNYAMNFFGIGNGTFYDDDAVDLDFNRTQIKQWHVEPSLKYKKYDDFTAHIAARLESNEVFDDQGGFIETAFSPNNDVFDRQLYAGGEVGLNYNNKQGLISYPRRGMEIGLVAGYKRNVESEYNNEFSYVVPTVSFIYPIHESGAAAIATKAQANFILGNTYEFYHAATVGGNNSLRGYRNDRFQGQTSFYQSTDLRVGITQFRTSYVPIRLGVTAGFDYGRVWDDLDTSEKWKNSYGGSVFINGFQAITANIGYYVSDEDSRIIFTAGFRF; encoded by the coding sequence ATGAAGTCAATTTTAGATTACCTACCCTTAAGATCATCCCTATTTTTTTCTGCTTTTTTTCTTTTGTTTTTTACGAATGTTACCGCGCAGGATGCAACAAATAGTAAAGAAGTTTCTAAAAGCATTTATCTCACCGCTAATCTAGGTGATGATAAAAACAGTAAGTCTGCAGAGATTCTACAAGCCATTGTCAATGCATCAAAGAATGACAGTAATGCTGCATTTGTGGCTTTAGGTAATACCACCAGAAAGAACGGCTACCCAAAAGATAAAAATCAAAGAAAGCAGGAAGAAGATTTTCTAACTCAAAACGTATTGAATCCTCTGGAAGGTTTCAACGGTGAGGTGATATACATTCCTGGAAAGAACGAGTGGAACAAAGGCGGACACAACAATATCGATGATCTAGAATCTTTTCTACAAGACAATAGTAAGGGAAAATTCTGGCCTAACGATGGATGTCCCATCGAGCGTGAAACCTTGAGTGATGAGGTAGAACTTGTCATGATTGATAGCCAGTGGTATCTAGAAGATTGGGATCAATATCCTTACATCAATAATGATTGTGAGATCAAAACAAGAGAGCAGTTTTTCACTCAGTTTAAAGATGAAATGAAGGATGAACAGAATAAGACCGTCATAGTTGCAATTCACCATCCATTGTTAAGTGCAAATCGTCGTGGCTTTTTTGAGCGCATGGGTGGTTTTTCAAACCAATCTTACTTCAGCAACAAAATGCAATATCTAGTAGGAAGATTGGAAACTATTGCTAGCCAATTTCAAGACGTTGTCTTTGTATCAGGAAACCACGAGAACCTACAGTTTTTGATGGATGATGGCATACCACAAGTCGTGAGTGGTGCCACTGCGAGTACTGAAATGACTCGTAACAATTCAGATAAAGAGATATTCTCTACCAGTGATCGTGGATTTTCTAAGCTAACTGTTTATAAAGATGGAAGCTCACAGGTAGAATTATTTACCGTTGATGGATCTAACGTTCAATTGGTACACACCTCGCAAATCAAACTTAAGAAAGGTAGTCTGGAAGATTTTGAATACCATACCAATGATGAATATGGCGATATGTATGACGCATCCATTTATTCCAAAGAAGAAACAGATAAGTCAGGTCTATACAAGTGGTTCTGGGGCGATCACTATCGTGAGGTTTATTCTAAGGACATCACCGCACCAGTTTTATTCTTGGAAGATTTACCGAACAACGTTCGAGCCATCACAGAAGGTGGTGGAAACCAATCGAGAAGCCTTCGTCTAATAGACGATAATGAAAATGAATTTACTGTAAGGGAATTACGTAAAAGTGCCTTGCGATTCATACAATCCTCCATTGACGATCATTATGTAATGGATTATATGAAAAATACCGTAGCTGAAGACATCGTACAGGATTACTATACTTCGGCCCATCCATATGCGCAGTTTGCGGTGAATGAACTCATGGATGCTGCAGATATCTATCATGCAAATCCGCGAGTGGTGTATTTACCTAAGCAAAACCGATTGGGAAGATTCAACGAAAGTTATGGCGATAAGCTGTACATGTTTGAAGAGCATGTGGGCGATGAAAACATTGGTCTAGGGATTTTCGGAAATCCAGATGACATTATCAGTACCGCAGATTTACTCATTGAAATACGTGAAGACAAGGATACTCAAGTAGATGAGTCGGCATACATAAAAGCGAGACTTTTTGATATGTTGATAGGCGATTGGGATCGTCATGAAGATCAATGGAGATGGGCAATGACAGAAAAGGAAGATGGAACTCAGGTATACGTTCCTATTCCACGTGACCGTGATCAAGCATTCCCCAAATACGATGGTATTTTTCCAGCGATATTAAAATTTGGTGCGCCACTAGCGCGTAACATGCAGACTTATGCACCAGAAATCCAAAACATAAAGACCTTCAATAATGCAGGTTTTTATCTGGATAAAACTTTTATCAACGAGGCAAGCTGGAATGACTGGAAATCACAAGCAGAATTCCTTCAAAATAATCTCACAGATGAGGTTATAGACAACGCATTTGCAAGCTTATTGCCAGATGCTATCGATGAGAACACAGATCAAATTAAGGAGACTCTAAAACTACGTAGAGCTAACTTGTTACAAATAGCTGAAGATTATTACAACTACTTCAAAACCTATGAAACCATAGTGGCTACCACTAAGGACAACGTTATTGATGTAGAACGCAAACCTAACGGAATCACAGACATCAAAATTACCCAAAAGGATAAGGTGATTTTTGAAAATAGCTACAATAAGGATCTCACTAAAGAAATATGGTTGTATGCATTAGATGGAGATGATACCATCAATGTAACCGGTGATGGAAATAATTATATCGACCTAAAGATTTTTGGTGGAGAAGAAAATGACATCTACAACATTGATAATAGACGCAAGGTCAAAGTGTTTGATTATGCTTCTAAAAACAACACGTTCAATACGCCGGTAAATAAAATGTTGACAGACTCTTATGATCTCAACAACTATGATCCTACAAAACGTATTTATTCTACTAATGTGATTCTGCCTAGTTTAGGTTTTGATCCAGATAGTGGTTTGAATTTCGGTTTGAATAATACGTATACGACTTATCGTTTACTGCGCAATCCTTTTACTGCACAGCACTCCATATCCGCACAGTATTTCTCGGCAACGCAAGGGTTTGAGTTCAATTATGCAGGTGAGTTTGCTCACGTTTTCTACAATTGGAATTTAGGACTGGATGCTCGTTATACTACAGGGAACTACGCCATGAACTTTTTTGGAATAGGAAACGGTACGTTCTATGATGATGACGCAGTTGATCTTGATTTCAATCGTACACAAATCAAACAATGGCATGTTGAACCGTCCTTGAAATACAAGAAATACGATGACTTTACAGCACACATTGCGGCAAGACTAGAGTCTAATGAGGTGTTTGACGATCAAGGTGGATTCATTGAAACAGCATTTAGTCCTAACAACGATGTTTTTGATAGACAGCTTTACGCTGGTGGTGAGGTTGGACTTAACTACAACAACAAACAAGGATTGATAAGCTATCCTCGTCGCGGTATGGAAATAGGTCTTGTGGCAGGTTATAAGCGCAATGTGGAAAGTGAATACAACAATGAATTTTCATATGTGGTACCTACAGTATCATTCATTTATCCTATCCATGAGAGTGGCGCCGCAGCTATTGCTACAAAAGCACAGGCAAACTTTATTTTGGGTAATACCTATGAGTTTTACCATGCAGCAACCGTTGGTGGAAACAACAGTTTGAGAGGTTATAGAAATGACAGGTTCCAGGGACAAACATCATTCTACCAAAGCACAGACCTTAGAGTCGGGATCACTCAATTCCGCACCTCATATGTGCCTATTCGCTTAGGTGTGACCGCTGGATTTGATTACGGTCGCGTTTGGGATGATCTAGACACCTCAGAAAAGTGGAAGAACAGTTACGGTGGATCTGTTTTCATCAACGGATTCCAGGCCATAACTGCAAACATAGGTTATTACGTGAGTGATGAAGACAGCCGTATCATATTCACGGCAGGCTTCAGATTCTAA
- a CDS encoding DUF6691 family protein, with protein sequence MRYITYLAIGIFFGIVMFKSEAASWFRIYEMFKFGSFHMYGIIGSALVIGAVGIQIIKRKNIKTIDGTDMSLKPKNMGIARYLIGGIIFGLGWALAGACPGPMYVLLGAGFPAILLVIFGALLGTFLYGLLKSKLPH encoded by the coding sequence ATGAGATACATCACATATTTAGCTATCGGGATTTTCTTTGGAATCGTCATGTTCAAGTCAGAGGCTGCATCATGGTTCCGCATTTATGAAATGTTCAAGTTTGGGAGTTTCCACATGTACGGTATCATAGGATCTGCTCTGGTTATAGGAGCAGTAGGTATCCAGATCATCAAACGGAAAAACATTAAAACCATTGATGGTACTGACATGAGCTTGAAACCCAAGAATATGGGTATCGCCAGATACTTAATTGGCGGGATAATTTTTGGCTTGGGTTGGGCGCTTGCCGGTGCATGTCCAGGACCTATGTACGTTTTATTGGGCGCAGGTTTTCCTGCGATACTACTTGTAATCTTTGGAGCCTTGCTGGGAACCTTCCTCTACGGATTATTAAAAAGTAAGTTGCCTCATTAA
- a CDS encoding VIT family protein, protein MWKSLNKGVGLQNKERHYINRSAWLRAGVLGANDGILSTASIIIGVAAASGSKDAIIVAGVAGLVAGALSMAAGEYVSVSSQTDIQKSDLARELKELQDTPEQELIELAKIYETRGLNKETALEVAKQLTSHNALEAHARDELGIMEMTEAKPLQAAFSSGVAFTVGGFLPVVVAYLAPLDTMEYIQYGFAILFLALLGAISARAGGSSILRPILRITFWGTLAMGITAIIGYLFNVNVM, encoded by the coding sequence ATGTGGAAAAGTTTAAATAAAGGAGTAGGGTTGCAAAATAAAGAAAGGCATTATATCAACAGAAGCGCCTGGTTGCGCGCTGGCGTGTTGGGAGCAAATGATGGTATTCTATCAACGGCGAGTATTATCATAGGTGTTGCCGCTGCGAGTGGCTCGAAAGATGCCATTATCGTTGCTGGTGTAGCAGGACTTGTTGCAGGGGCACTTTCAATGGCAGCTGGAGAATACGTTTCCGTTAGTTCTCAAACTGATATCCAAAAATCTGATCTCGCTCGAGAATTAAAAGAACTTCAGGACACACCAGAACAGGAACTCATAGAACTTGCCAAAATCTATGAAACTAGAGGTCTTAATAAAGAAACGGCATTAGAAGTAGCCAAGCAACTTACCTCGCACAATGCACTGGAGGCTCACGCTCGGGATGAGCTAGGAATTATGGAAATGACCGAGGCAAAGCCGCTGCAAGCAGCTTTTTCATCTGGCGTTGCTTTTACCGTTGGTGGGTTTTTGCCAGTAGTTGTGGCATATCTCGCACCTCTGGATACCATGGAGTATATTCAATATGGTTTTGCGATTTTGTTTTTGGCTCTTTTGGGAGCTATATCGGCTAGAGCTGGTGGCTCAAGTATACTTAGACCTATATTGCGCATTACCTTTTGGGGAACCCTAGCCATGGGAATTACGGCGATCATTGGTTATCTGTTTAATGTGAATGTTATGTAG